A part of Paraburkholderia azotifigens genomic DNA contains:
- a CDS encoding cytochrome b, with protein sequence MNATRSTDIAHRGKETPERFPMALIVLHWLIAVCIIAMLGIGLYMVGLPRGLPFKAALINFHKSLGLTVFLLVLIRIGVLMVSGRPPLPPMRAWQRAAASATQVLLYAAMIAMPVTGYLGSSFNTYGTRFWGMLLPKWGWDDKELRQFWFGIHEVVAWVFIALIALHVAGALKHQMMNRDGLLRRMLP encoded by the coding sequence ACCGGAACGCTTCCCGATGGCGCTGATCGTGCTGCACTGGCTGATCGCCGTGTGCATCATCGCGATGCTGGGTATCGGCCTCTATATGGTCGGACTGCCGCGCGGCCTGCCCTTCAAGGCCGCGCTGATCAACTTTCACAAGTCGCTGGGCTTGACGGTTTTCCTGCTGGTGCTGATCCGCATCGGAGTTCTCATGGTATCCGGCAGGCCGCCGTTGCCGCCGATGCGAGCGTGGCAACGCGCCGCCGCGAGCGCTACGCAGGTTCTTTTATACGCTGCAATGATCGCGATGCCGGTGACGGGCTATCTGGGCTCGTCGTTCAACACGTACGGCACGCGCTTCTGGGGCATGTTGCTGCCGAAGTGGGGTTGGGACGACAAGGAACTGCGTCAGTTCTGGTTCGGCATTCATGAGGTTGTCGCATGGGTCTTCATAGCGCTGATCGCGCTGCATGTGGCGGGCGCGCTCAAGCATCAGATGATGAATCGCGACGGATTGCTGCGCAGGATGCTGCCGTAA
- the pqqD gene encoding pyrroloquinoline quinone biosynthesis peptide chaperone PqqD, translating to MNTPTTDNAQTPEKRGPKLSSLFRLQWEPAQDAHVLLYPEGMVKLNQSAAQILLRCDGTRDMAALVAELEQTFNAKGLAPEVEAFVDHARSRGWLE from the coding sequence ATGAACACGCCGACTACCGACAACGCGCAAACCCCTGAAAAACGCGGCCCGAAACTCAGCAGCCTGTTTCGCCTGCAATGGGAACCGGCTCAGGATGCGCATGTGCTGCTGTATCCCGAAGGCATGGTCAAGCTGAACCAGAGCGCCGCGCAAATCCTGTTGCGCTGCGACGGCACGCGCGACATGGCCGCGCTCGTCGCCGAACTCGAACAGACTTTCAACGCGAAGGGTCTCGCACCGGAAGTCGAAGCCTTCGTGGACCACGCGCGCTCGCGTGGCTGGCTGGAGTGA
- the pqqB gene encoding pyrroloquinoline quinone biosynthesis protein PqqB, giving the protein MKVKVLGSSAGGGFPQWNCNCRNCDGVRNGKIAAQRRTQSSIAVSVDGIAWLLVNASPDLLAQIAANPEMQPARHARDTGIAAVLLMDAQIDHVTGLLMLRENSAPLPLHATDAVWQDLSSGFPIVSILSHYCGVERHTIDLDAGPFEIAALPGVRIEALPLSSKAPPYSPHRAAPQRGDNIGLLITAPASGKRVFYAPGLGVLEPHIRDAMRSADLLLVDGTTWTSNEMIELGLSKKTAGDMGHLAQTGPGGMIDVLDSLDRPNARKVLIHINNTNPILIDDGPERRTLAQHGIEVAHDGMLFEL; this is encoded by the coding sequence ATGAAGGTCAAGGTGCTCGGTTCATCGGCGGGTGGCGGATTTCCACAATGGAACTGCAACTGCCGCAACTGCGACGGCGTGCGCAATGGCAAGATCGCGGCACAGCGGCGCACGCAGTCTTCGATTGCCGTGAGCGTCGACGGCATCGCGTGGCTGCTCGTGAATGCGTCGCCCGACCTCCTTGCGCAGATCGCCGCCAACCCGGAGATGCAGCCGGCGCGTCACGCACGCGACACGGGCATCGCCGCCGTGCTGCTGATGGATGCGCAGATCGATCACGTCACCGGCCTGCTGATGCTGCGCGAAAACAGCGCGCCGCTGCCGCTGCATGCAACGGATGCCGTCTGGCAAGACCTGTCGTCAGGTTTCCCGATCGTCTCGATCCTGTCGCACTACTGCGGCGTCGAGCGTCACACCATCGATCTCGATGCCGGCCCGTTCGAGATCGCCGCGCTGCCGGGCGTGCGCATCGAAGCGCTGCCGCTGTCGAGCAAGGCACCGCCCTACTCACCGCACCGCGCGGCGCCGCAGCGCGGCGACAACATCGGGCTGCTGATCACGGCGCCCGCTTCCGGCAAACGCGTGTTCTATGCGCCCGGACTCGGCGTGCTCGAACCGCACATCCGCGACGCGATGCGCAGCGCCGACCTGCTGCTCGTCGACGGCACGACATGGACCAGCAACGAAATGATCGAACTCGGCCTCTCGAAGAAAACGGCTGGCGACATGGGCCACCTCGCGCAAACGGGACCGGGCGGCATGATCGACGTGCTGGATTCGCTCGATAGGCCGAATGCGCGAAAGGTGCTAATACATATCAACAACACGAATCCCATCCTGATCGACGACGGTCCCGAGCGCCGCACGCTGGCGCAGCACGGCATCGAAGTCGCGCATGACGGGATGCTGTTCGAGCTGTGA
- the pqqC gene encoding pyrroloquinoline-quinone synthase PqqC, producing MNVKGGSGPAWTRDEFEAQLRAKGQAYHIHHPFNVKMNSGGCSREQIRGWVANRFYYQINIPLKDAAVLSNCPDRETRRRWVLRILDHDGYGEDEGGIETWAQLGDAVGLSRDELWSLEHVVPGVRFAVDAYVNFARRAPWQEAVCSSLTEIFAPQIHKDRLSTWPGHYPWIKPEGLAYFRSRISLAQRDVEHGLAVTLDHFRTREQQERALDILQFKLDILWTMLDAIEKAFPA from the coding sequence ATGAATGTCAAAGGCGGCAGCGGCCCGGCATGGACCCGCGATGAATTCGAAGCGCAATTGCGCGCGAAGGGACAGGCGTATCACATTCATCATCCGTTCAACGTGAAGATGAACAGCGGCGGCTGTTCGCGCGAGCAGATTCGCGGCTGGGTCGCGAACCGCTTCTACTATCAGATCAACATTCCGCTGAAGGATGCCGCCGTGTTGTCGAATTGCCCTGATCGCGAAACGCGCCGCCGCTGGGTGCTGCGCATTCTCGATCACGACGGTTACGGCGAAGACGAAGGCGGCATCGAAACCTGGGCTCAGCTCGGCGATGCCGTTGGTTTGTCGCGCGACGAGTTGTGGTCGCTCGAACATGTAGTGCCGGGCGTGCGCTTCGCCGTCGACGCGTATGTGAACTTCGCGCGCCGCGCGCCGTGGCAGGAAGCCGTGTGTTCGTCGCTGACGGAGATCTTCGCGCCGCAGATCCATAAAGACCGGCTTTCCACATGGCCCGGGCATTATCCGTGGATCAAACCCGAGGGCCTTGCGTATTTCCGTTCGCGCATTTCGCTCGCGCAACGCGACGTCGAACATGGCCTCGCCGTCACGCTCGATCATTTCCGCACGCGCGAACAGCAGGAACGCGCGCTCGACATTCTGCAATTCAAGCTCGACATTCTCTGGACGATGCTCGACGCGATCGAGAAGGCCTTCCCAGCATGA
- a CDS encoding TonB-dependent receptor, which yields MKPSRRKSRRVRLHSRNGAFQLVFSSALASLCAAAWSQEAPSSPAEVQQTAQNTTGQAEMPTIVVIGTTPLVGIGTAIELVPANVQTIRGREIDQQHPNTLTDYFATNLQSVDINDAQGNPSQMDINYRGFTASPLLGTPQGLSVFMDGVRVNEPFGDVVNWDLIPPAAIDTIQLIPGSNPTFGLNTLGGAIAIATKNGSSSPGGEAEISGGSFGRKSAQIQQGGVIGSNFDYYFTGNLTNDDGWADHNGSRLRQAFGKLRYHDADTTLSVSGGAADNTLDGSQTIPRSFLDNRKQAYTFPDQNSNTVGYLTIAGEHYFTPNVQLSGTLYYRHYRNENVSSNVNDDIVGADDVAPATNVQSTVFTESYGGSLQLSLLQNLFGKRNELTLGVAADLANTHFTQSSQDATFTDTRATIGTGPFQQTTDAKTRNETYGVYFTDTFSFNEQWAMTFAGRYNWSRATIGDESGVQPLLDGRHVFSRFNPAIGVNWNPTDSFTAYATYNEGMRSPTSIELACADPAAPCSLPNDFIADPALQPVISKTFEIGARGRLGSNTTWSAALYRTTLDDDIQFVSSNGAASTLGFFQNVGKTRRQGFELAGRTKYGKVGVSASYSYVDATYQSTWTESSASNSSADADGNITVHSGDRIPGIPQNTVKLRIDYTPIAAWNIGTNLTYRGSIFARGDENNQDVNGTVAGYFLIDLDTTYNVTKQLQVFATVKNLLNKHYANFAILGENFFNGPNHTFDPTGVTNEQFLGIGAPRGVWVGLRYAWK from the coding sequence ATGAAACCCTCGCGGCGCAAATCGCGACGCGTCCGACTGCATTCTCGCAACGGCGCATTCCAACTGGTGTTCAGCAGTGCATTGGCCAGCCTGTGCGCGGCCGCATGGTCGCAGGAAGCGCCCTCGTCCCCCGCCGAGGTGCAGCAGACAGCACAGAACACGACCGGACAGGCCGAAATGCCCACGATCGTCGTGATCGGCACGACGCCGCTGGTCGGCATCGGCACGGCAATCGAACTCGTGCCCGCGAACGTGCAGACGATACGCGGCCGCGAGATCGACCAGCAGCATCCGAATACGCTGACCGACTACTTCGCTACGAATCTGCAAAGCGTCGACATCAACGATGCGCAAGGCAATCCGTCGCAGATGGACATCAATTACCGCGGCTTCACCGCTTCGCCTCTGCTCGGCACACCGCAGGGACTCTCCGTGTTCATGGACGGCGTGCGCGTCAACGAGCCGTTCGGCGACGTCGTCAACTGGGATCTGATACCGCCCGCCGCGATCGATACGATCCAGCTGATTCCCGGCTCCAATCCGACCTTCGGCCTCAACACGCTGGGCGGCGCGATCGCGATCGCGACGAAGAACGGCAGCTCGTCGCCGGGCGGGGAAGCGGAGATCAGCGGCGGATCGTTCGGACGCAAGAGCGCGCAGATCCAGCAAGGCGGCGTAATCGGCAGCAATTTCGACTACTACTTCACGGGCAATCTGACCAACGACGACGGCTGGGCCGATCACAACGGCAGCCGCCTGCGCCAGGCCTTCGGCAAGCTGCGCTATCACGATGCCGACACCACGTTGTCGGTTTCCGGCGGGGCAGCGGACAACACGCTCGACGGCTCGCAGACGATCCCGCGCTCGTTTCTCGACAACCGCAAGCAGGCGTACACGTTTCCCGATCAGAACAGCAACACGGTCGGCTACCTGACGATTGCAGGCGAGCACTATTTCACGCCCAACGTGCAGCTGAGCGGCACGCTCTACTATCGCCACTATCGCAACGAGAACGTCAGCAGCAATGTCAACGACGATATCGTCGGCGCCGACGATGTCGCGCCCGCCACCAACGTGCAGTCGACCGTCTTCACGGAAAGCTACGGCGGCAGTCTGCAACTGTCGCTGTTACAGAACCTGTTCGGCAAACGCAATGAGCTGACGCTCGGTGTCGCCGCCGATCTCGCGAACACGCATTTCACGCAGTCTTCGCAGGATGCGACGTTCACCGACACGCGCGCCACGATCGGCACGGGTCCGTTCCAGCAGACGACGGATGCGAAGACGCGCAACGAAACCTACGGCGTCTATTTCACCGATACATTCTCGTTCAACGAACAATGGGCGATGACGTTCGCGGGCCGCTATAACTGGTCGCGCGCGACGATCGGCGACGAAAGCGGCGTGCAGCCGCTGCTCGACGGACGCCATGTGTTTTCGCGCTTCAATCCGGCTATCGGCGTCAACTGGAATCCAACCGACAGCTTCACCGCCTACGCGACCTACAACGAAGGGATGCGCTCGCCGACGTCGATCGAGCTCGCATGCGCGGACCCTGCAGCGCCCTGCTCGCTGCCGAACGATTTCATTGCGGACCCGGCGCTGCAGCCCGTCATTTCGAAGACGTTCGAAATCGGCGCGCGCGGGCGGCTCGGCAGCAACACGACGTGGAGTGCGGCGCTGTATCGCACGACGCTCGACGATGACATCCAGTTCGTCAGCAGCAACGGCGCAGCCAGCACGCTCGGATTCTTCCAGAACGTCGGCAAGACGCGTCGCCAGGGATTCGAACTCGCGGGCCGCACGAAGTACGGCAAGGTGGGCGTGAGCGCGAGCTACAGTTACGTGGACGCGACGTATCAGTCGACGTGGACCGAGAGCAGCGCAAGCAATTCGAGCGCGGACGCGGACGGCAACATCACCGTGCATTCCGGCGACCGCATTCCCGGCATTCCGCAGAATACGGTGAAGCTGCGCATCGATTACACGCCGATCGCGGCCTGGAACATCGGCACGAATCTCACGTATCGCGGCAGCATTTTCGCGCGTGGCGACGAGAACAATCAGGACGTCAATGGCACGGTCGCAGGTTACTTCCTCATCGATCTCGATACCACGTACAACGTGACGAAACAGCTTCAGGTGTTCGCGACCGTCAAGAATCTGCTGAACAAGCACTATGCGAACTTCGCGATTCTCGGCGAGAACTTCTTCAATGGGCCGAATCATACGTTCGACCCGACGGGCGTGACGAATGAGCAGTTTCTTGGGATCGGTGCGCCGCGTGGGGTGTGGGTGGGGTTGAGGTATGCGTGGAAGTGA
- a CDS encoding ATP-binding protein: MPEALSSPGPAHREPEPRQAADSRADAAGAAQSQQAPRQPPIAAHAKESRSVAWRDFLCVVVLTVIVGALCSTFDVSELAYRWSRRAERYQLDELPVTLFVLAAGLAWFAWRRYRESHKELLRRRAAEQEAARLLAENRRLASQAIEAQEAERRHLARELHDELGQYLNAIALDAARIRDLSALSADQKEIHRASLAVMQSAGFVYRQIGGMIRKLRPIGLDELGLPSALEHCVEGWRERLPDASFKLTIDGDFDGFSDALNVTLYRLVQEALTNISKFAREASVEIYLVRAPADSERSGEIVVTVADDGPGVDLSKPRIGLGLIGMRERIEALGGEFHMASEPGRGFLLCARVPAQVGLPEPSASIGPGERKSS; encoded by the coding sequence ATGCCCGAAGCTCTCTCTTCACCCGGACCGGCGCACCGCGAGCCGGAGCCGCGGCAGGCAGCAGACAGTCGCGCGGATGCTGCCGGCGCAGCGCAATCGCAGCAGGCGCCGCGGCAGCCGCCGATTGCGGCGCACGCGAAGGAGTCGCGCTCCGTTGCATGGCGCGACTTCCTGTGCGTCGTGGTGCTGACGGTGATCGTTGGCGCGCTGTGCTCGACCTTCGACGTGAGCGAACTCGCGTATCGCTGGAGCCGCCGTGCCGAGCGTTATCAGCTCGACGAGTTGCCCGTCACGCTGTTCGTACTGGCGGCGGGACTCGCGTGGTTCGCGTGGCGCCGCTATCGGGAATCGCACAAGGAGTTGCTGCGCCGCCGCGCAGCGGAACAGGAAGCCGCACGTCTGCTCGCCGAGAACCGGCGGCTCGCCAGTCAGGCCATCGAAGCGCAGGAAGCCGAGCGCCGCCATCTCGCGCGCGAGCTGCATGACGAACTCGGGCAATACCTGAACGCGATCGCGCTCGACGCCGCGCGTATTCGCGATCTGTCGGCCTTATCGGCGGATCAGAAGGAAATTCATCGCGCGTCGCTGGCCGTGATGCAAAGCGCGGGCTTCGTTTATCGGCAGATCGGCGGAATGATCCGCAAACTAAGGCCCATCGGCCTCGACGAACTGGGCCTGCCGAGCGCACTCGAGCATTGCGTGGAAGGGTGGCGTGAGCGGCTTCCCGACGCATCGTTCAAGCTCACCATCGACGGCGACTTCGATGGTTTCTCCGACGCGCTCAACGTCACGCTCTACCGTCTCGTGCAGGAAGCGCTGACGAACATATCGAAGTTCGCGCGCGAAGCGAGCGTCGAAATCTATCTGGTGAGAGCGCCCGCCGACAGCGAACGCAGCGGCGAGATCGTCGTGACGGTTGCCGATGATGGCCCCGGTGTCGATCTGTCGAAACCGCGCATCGGCCTGGGCCTGATCGGCATGCGCGAGCGCATCGAAGCGCTAGGCGGCGAGTTTCATATGGCCAGCGAGCCTGGGCGTGGCTTTCTGCTGTGCGCGCGCGTGCCGGCTCAGGTCGGACTGCCCGAGCCGAGCGCTTCCATCGGCCCCGGCGAACGGAAAAGCTCGTGA
- a CDS encoding response regulator transcription factor: MTTPSISVLLVDDHAVVREGYRRLLELSPDVRVAGEAADATQAYQRFCALQPDVVVMDLALPGASGIEAMRRMLAREPEARVLIFSVHEETLFVRRAFDAGACGYVTKASAPDVLVEAVRAVARRVRYLSADVSHALALRTMFSEGPPGRQLSAREFEVLRLLVQGFTLPVIAERLGLSQKTIANHQSAIRQKFGANNGVQLVQIAQRLGLQFSELAAPHELFRSPGPMEALGSGSPT, encoded by the coding sequence ATGACGACGCCCTCTATCTCCGTGCTTCTCGTCGACGATCATGCCGTCGTGCGCGAAGGCTATCGAAGGTTGCTCGAGCTCAGTCCCGACGTCCGCGTCGCGGGCGAGGCCGCCGACGCGACCCAGGCGTATCAGCGCTTTTGCGCACTGCAGCCCGACGTCGTCGTGATGGATCTGGCGTTGCCCGGCGCGAGCGGCATCGAAGCGATGCGGCGCATGCTCGCACGCGAGCCGGAAGCGCGCGTGCTGATTTTCAGCGTGCATGAAGAAACGCTGTTCGTGCGACGCGCATTCGATGCGGGTGCGTGCGGCTACGTGACGAAAGCGAGCGCGCCCGATGTGCTCGTCGAAGCGGTGCGCGCCGTCGCGCGCCGCGTACGCTATCTGAGCGCCGATGTCTCGCATGCGCTCGCGCTACGCACGATGTTCAGCGAAGGGCCGCCCGGGCGCCAGTTGTCCGCGCGCGAATTCGAAGTGCTGCGCCTGCTCGTGCAGGGCTTTACGCTGCCCGTGATCGCCGAACGGCTCGGCTTGAGCCAGAAGACGATTGCGAATCATCAGTCGGCGATCCGCCAGAAGTTTGGTGCGAACAATGGCGTGCAGCTCGTGCAGATCGCGCAACGGCTCGGGCTTCAGTTCTCGGAACTGGCCGCGCCTCACGAGCTTTTCCGTTCGCCGGGGCCGATGGAAGCGCTCGGCTCGGGCAGTCCGACCTGA
- the pqqE gene encoding pyrroloquinoline quinone biosynthesis protein PqqE, with protein MTDLSTPSQEHAQQASRSSVGPPLWLLAELTYRCPLHCAFCYNPVNYTDHRDELSTAQWIDVLQQARKLGAAQLGFSGGEPLMRDDLEELVAEAHRLGFYTNLITSGVGLTDARLEVLKANGLDHIQLSFQDSTQELNDFLSSTRTFDLKNRVARSIKAHGFPMVLNCVLHRYNLPHVDKIIDMALAMGAEYLELANTQYYGWAHANRAQLMPTAEQLREAEAVVQRYREEIGNRCKIFFVVPDYFETRPKRCMNGWGSVFLGIAPDGAALPCHSARSLPGLTFPNVKDTPLEHIWFDSDAFNRFRGFEWMKEPCRSCDEKTQDLGGCRCQAYLLTQDAANADPVCDKSAHHEQVVRVVREAANRSAALAPNEQPVTFRNDANSRRLAAGASESTAAPRNEGARS; from the coding sequence ATGACCGATCTCTCGACACCTTCGCAGGAGCACGCGCAGCAGGCGTCGCGCAGCAGCGTGGGGCCGCCGTTGTGGCTGCTTGCGGAACTCACGTACCGCTGCCCGCTGCATTGCGCGTTCTGCTACAACCCGGTCAACTACACCGACCATCGCGACGAACTGAGCACCGCGCAATGGATCGACGTGCTGCAGCAGGCGCGCAAGCTCGGCGCCGCGCAACTCGGCTTTTCAGGCGGCGAGCCGCTGATGCGCGACGACCTGGAAGAACTCGTCGCCGAAGCGCACCGGCTGGGCTTCTATACGAACCTTATCACGTCGGGCGTCGGGCTGACGGATGCGCGTCTCGAAGTGCTGAAGGCCAACGGGCTCGATCATATTCAACTGTCGTTTCAGGACTCGACGCAGGAACTCAACGACTTTCTCAGCAGCACGCGCACGTTCGACCTGAAGAACCGCGTCGCGCGTTCGATCAAGGCGCATGGCTTTCCGATGGTGCTCAACTGCGTGCTGCATCGCTACAACCTGCCGCACGTCGACAAGATCATCGACATGGCGCTCGCGATGGGCGCCGAATATCTGGAACTCGCGAACACGCAATACTACGGCTGGGCGCACGCGAACCGCGCACAGCTGATGCCGACAGCCGAACAGCTGCGCGAAGCGGAGGCCGTCGTCCAGCGCTATCGCGAGGAAATCGGCAACCGCTGCAAGATCTTCTTTGTCGTGCCCGACTACTTCGAAACGCGGCCCAAGCGCTGCATGAACGGCTGGGGTTCGGTGTTTCTCGGCATTGCGCCCGATGGCGCCGCGCTGCCCTGCCATTCGGCGCGCTCGCTGCCCGGCCTCACGTTTCCGAACGTTAAGGACACGCCGCTCGAACACATCTGGTTCGACAGCGACGCGTTCAACCGCTTTCGCGGCTTCGAGTGGATGAAGGAGCCGTGCCGCAGTTGCGATGAGAAGACTCAAGATCTCGGCGGCTGCCGCTGTCAGGCGTATCTGCTGACGCAGGACGCGGCCAATGCCGATCCCGTCTGCGACAAGTCTGCGCATCACGAGCAGGTCGTGCGCGTCGTGCGCGAGGCGGCGAACCGTTCGGCGGCGCTTGCGCCGAACGAACAGCCCGTCACGTTCCGCAACGACGCGAACTCGCGGCGCCTTGCGGCGGGCGCAAGCGAATCCACTGCGGCGCCCCGCAACGAGGGAGCGCGATCATGA